In one window of Candidatus Binatus sp. DNA:
- a CDS encoding DUF1329 domain-containing protein, which translates to MKPGNFITPENALKVKDLVSPGVYYKVERGMTMKIVPSQRVDWPPPYKDATEKYSAQVRLSQDKKSIVGYVAGQPFPLIDANDQDVAVKIIWNNAFRPLLTDDYDLRFYDCDSEYQKKGPQTGQVEYFQIGHYAGYNLVGRTEVEPLPTDPDFKNSGRNWLFALYPVLAPQEIRGTGFIRWRYSDPKRSDDIWSLNAGSRRIRRINESIMSSSTASGTSAHAWDPDHYSGFNPKTEQYFYKFLGEKNMLATVHAEHSPELRCPTDGGASACPEAWEMRHMYVVEAKPDRSRIDALDSRTLIYMDSEMWFEPYIDTYDRKGNLFRAHIYWLATRDRPVPDARVAIYPFKRSFVVGAVSTDVQSGLATMCYLPGIETPEKECWYINMGAVDRSFFTTDAMFRAASF; encoded by the coding sequence GTGAAACCGGGCAACTTTATTACGCCCGAAAATGCCCTCAAGGTTAAGGATCTGGTCAGCCCGGGCGTTTATTACAAAGTCGAGCGCGGGATGACGATGAAGATCGTCCCGTCTCAACGCGTGGATTGGCCACCTCCTTATAAGGATGCGACCGAAAAGTACTCTGCGCAGGTCCGGCTTTCGCAAGATAAAAAGTCGATCGTCGGATATGTCGCCGGCCAGCCTTTCCCGCTGATTGACGCGAACGATCAGGACGTCGCCGTCAAGATCATCTGGAACAACGCGTTCCGTCCGCTCTTGACCGACGACTACGACCTTCGCTTCTATGACTGCGACTCCGAATATCAGAAGAAAGGTCCGCAGACTGGACAGGTCGAGTACTTCCAGATCGGCCACTATGCTGGCTATAACCTGGTCGGACGCACCGAAGTCGAACCGCTCCCGACCGATCCGGATTTCAAGAACAGCGGTCGCAACTGGCTATTTGCCCTCTATCCCGTGCTCGCTCCGCAAGAAATTCGTGGCACCGGTTTCATCCGCTGGCGTTACTCCGATCCGAAGCGTTCGGACGATATCTGGAGCCTCAATGCCGGCTCGCGGCGAATCCGCCGAATCAACGAGTCGATCATGAGTTCATCGACCGCGAGCGGAACCTCCGCGCACGCGTGGGATCCGGATCACTACTCAGGCTTCAATCCCAAGACTGAGCAGTATTTCTACAAGTTCCTTGGCGAGAAGAACATGCTCGCGACCGTTCATGCCGAGCATTCGCCAGAACTCCGCTGTCCGACTGACGGCGGCGCCAGCGCCTGCCCCGAAGCTTGGGAAATGCGCCATATGTATGTGGTCGAGGCCAAGCCGGATCGCAGCCGAATCGACGCGCTCGACTCACGGACCCTGATCTACATGGACAGCGAAATGTGGTTCGAGCCGTATATCGATACCTATGATCGCAAGGGCAATTTGTTCCGTGCGCACATCTACTGGCTCGCGACCCGCGATCGCCCGGTGCCCGATGCACGCGTGGCGATCTATCCGTTCAAGCGTTCGTTCGTCGTCGGTGCGGTTTCGACCGACGTGCAGAGCGGGCTTGCCACGATGTGCTATCTGCCCGGCATCGAAACGCCTGAGAAAGAGTGCTGGTACATCAACATGGGCGCGGTGGATCGTTCGTTCTTCACCACCGACGCGATGTTCCGCGCGGCATCGTTCTAA
- a CDS encoding GH36-type glycosyl hydrolase domain-containing protein, translating into MKGPAASFARDAEEPIRAELFSIERLEEHGETLAVAQRVTDRPGAGRPMASRVRANARVLLEVYRGTAAAIREERAITPAAEWLVDNFHVVEQQIREIRDDLPRGFYRQLPKLADGPLEGYPRVFGIAWAFVAHTDSHFDPQTLSRFVQAYQRVQPLTIGELWAVAITLRIVLVENLRRLAARIAAERTARQQADALADRLLGDGGREPEPAATALRALARSPLSAAFAVQLVQRLRDQDPKVTPALRWLDQRLREQGTTADEIVRTVHHGQGATNVTVRNVITSMRLMSAVDWAEFFESVSVVDAVLRADSDFAAMDFPTRDRYRHAIEELARGSGHTEIEVAEHAIAAAKRAAPEGPNRDAATARREHDPGYYLISRGLHAVEKELGFRAPIRDWIERANAAAGIKGYLGTIAVVSALILATALFAIAEAHVPEWTLFILAIVGVIPAMDTAVTIVNRAVTICIGPASIPALELHDGVPSSLRTMVVMPTLLTTPAELEEQVERLEVHYLASPDGELRFALLSDWCDCATESAAGDDELLGAAAGGIARLNLRHGPAPDGERFILLHRRRVWDEAEGKWMGWERKRGKLHELNRLLRGATDTNFIGVDGRPPLVPAGVRYVITLDADTRLPRGAAKRLVGKMAHPLNAPRFDPQCGRVVEGYGVLQPRVTPSLPTGREGSVFQRVFSSASGIDPYAFAVSDVYQDLLGEGSYSGKGIYDVDVFEAALRGRVPDNTLLSHDLFEGTFARSGLASDVEVVEEFPSRYDVAAARQHRWARGDWQLLPWILGRGHAVGEDRRRMGGDGTSSAIPALGRWKMIDNLRRTLSAPTAFIALIVGWMLPFSAALIWTGFVIATIATAPMLPFITGIVPRRLGISKRSHVLAVGADLASGLAQIAMLLTLLAHQAWLMTDAIARTLNRLLVSHRRLLEWVTGAQAKLTTRLDLRGFYQRMAGGVALGAAAAIFVAFEHHRAGLLAVPFVLLWLLAPVIARWASLPPPIGGAKPVSIADARALRLTARRTWRFFEKFVTAEDNLLPPDNFQEVPIPVVAHRTSPTNLGLYLLSVIAAHDFGWAGTHETIERLDATLATMNRLELFRGHFYNWYGTSDLRPLEPRYVSSVDSGNLAGHLIALGNACREMITRPVLAPQRTAGIEDLVALTRESLGMLTADRRTHIVTPKQLEEALDSLCAALRSEPLTPVAAAAQMAELLSQADSVSDIARALTQDRADSESTELLAWAESLRGCIWSHQREIELLIPWATLVARDGDAAFRAKDSGPICADDGLGILFDSVPTLATLADRCDQATGILMHRKTELAATPGASGGSVVRIDAMLTALKSSAHAAISLERRLTEIGATAGRMFDAMKFDFLFDPARQLLSIGYRVTDGILDPNCYDLLASEARLASFVAIAKGDVPVRHWFRLGRGLTPVVRGSALISWSGSMFEYLMPSLVMRAPLGSLLEQTNRLVVRRQIKYGAELGMPWGVSESAFNARDLELTYQYSNFGVPGLGLKRGLSENAVIAPYATALAAMVDAEAAVLNFARLLLAGGLGRFGWYEALDYTPSRVPEGETVAIVRAYMAHHQGMTLVAIADALLDGAMRARFHSEPIIQATELLLQERTPRDVAVARPRAEEVKAEGNVREITVPTIRRFHSPHDLIPRTHLLSNGNYTVMITAAGSGFSRWREMAVTRWREDVTCDSWGSYIFLRDVGSGKVWSAGYQPSGVEADSYEVEFSEDRAEIVRRDGALTTTLEVAVSAEDDAEVRRVSISNLGNRVREIELTSYAEVVLAPDAADAAHPAFSKMFVQTEFDADIGALLATRRLRSPTDAPIWAAHLAVVEGESIGEVQFETDRARFLGRGRDAHMAISATDGRPLSDTVGTVLDPIFSLRRRVRIPAGATARVAFWTMVAPTRAEVLDQADKHHDSNAFERVLTLAWTQAQVQLHHLRVGADEAHLFQRLANRVLYSDPTLRPSPDVLKRGEGGPSKLWGSGISGDLPIVLVRIDEAEDLEIVRELVRAHEYWRMKRLAVDLVILNERPPSYDQDLQAALEALVRTNLARPKFDGEGTRGSVFVLRSELVSVEVRSLLQSVARAVLLSRRGTLSEQVKRLEMFEPAAAPPPRRAPMNGQIQSAPARREIEFFNGLGGFAKDGSEYVTTLGEGQWTPAPWINVIANSSFGFQVSVEGAGYTWSVNSRENQITQWSNDPVGDRPSEVIYVRDEDSDELWGPSALPIREDGAPYVVRHGQGYSVFEHSSHGVSLELQQYVPLDDSIKISRLKIRNLSTRVRHLSVTAYAEWVLGTARGASAPFVVTELDAETRAMFARNPFSNEYGSRVAFADLNGRQLSWTADRTEFLGRNGTLDNPAALADGRPLSNRVGAALDPCCAMQTPLHLRPNGEAEIVFFLGEAATRADAVSLIAKYRSIDLDAVLADVTRRWNDVLGAVQVKTPDRSMDIMLNRWLLYQTLACRVWARSAFYQASGAFGFRDQLQDVMALTVAQPALAREHLIRAAARQFADGDVQHWWLPPLGQGVRTRVSDDRIWLPFAAAHYVEVTGDLAILDETAAFLDGPALRDDQQESYFQPMVSEQRATLFEHCARALDLSLSVGAHGLPLMGSGDWNDGMNRVGEKGKGESVWLGWFLYTTLLTFAAFAERRGEEVRTAAWRNHAAELRDSLKRSGWDGNWYRRGYFDDGTPLGSAGSIECRIDSIAQSWGVISGGADPAHGAAAMAAVDEYLVRKEDGLVLLFTPPFDKTPLDPGYIKGYPPGIRENGGQYTHGAIWSVIAFAMLGDGDQAGELFSILNPINHANTRAGMQRYKVEPYVASADVYSMPPHVGRGGWTWYTGSAGWMYRAGLEWILGFRLRDKALVIEPCIPKAWKGFEMSFKYHSARYDIAVENPRGVSRGVTRAELDGELLTAGMARIDLCDDAVIHRVRIVLG; encoded by the coding sequence ATGAAGGGCCCGGCCGCATCGTTCGCGCGAGATGCCGAGGAACCGATCCGTGCGGAACTGTTCAGTATCGAGCGTCTCGAAGAGCACGGCGAGACGCTGGCAGTTGCCCAGCGCGTTACGGACCGCCCCGGCGCAGGACGCCCGATGGCGTCGAGGGTACGCGCCAATGCACGGGTGCTGCTCGAAGTGTATCGCGGCACCGCCGCCGCGATTCGTGAGGAACGCGCTATCACTCCTGCGGCCGAATGGCTGGTGGACAACTTTCACGTCGTAGAGCAGCAGATTCGCGAAATTCGCGACGACCTTCCGCGCGGCTTCTATCGCCAACTGCCCAAGCTTGCGGACGGTCCGCTGGAGGGCTATCCGCGCGTGTTCGGCATCGCGTGGGCCTTCGTCGCGCACACCGACAGCCATTTCGATCCGCAGACGCTCAGCCGGTTCGTGCAAGCCTACCAGCGAGTTCAACCGCTGACGATCGGTGAGCTATGGGCGGTCGCGATTACGCTCAGGATCGTGCTGGTGGAAAACCTCCGGCGTTTGGCCGCGCGCATCGCCGCCGAACGGACGGCGCGCCAGCAAGCCGACGCGCTGGCCGATCGATTGCTCGGAGACGGCGGCCGCGAGCCCGAGCCCGCCGCAACCGCCCTCAGGGCGTTGGCACGATCGCCGCTGTCGGCGGCCTTCGCGGTGCAGTTGGTGCAACGCTTGCGCGATCAGGATCCCAAGGTGACGCCAGCGCTGCGCTGGCTCGATCAAAGGCTGCGGGAGCAGGGAACCACGGCTGACGAAATAGTCCGCACCGTGCATCACGGGCAGGGCGCGACCAACGTCACCGTGCGCAATGTGATCACCAGCATGCGCCTGATGTCGGCCGTCGATTGGGCGGAATTCTTCGAGAGCGTGAGCGTGGTCGATGCGGTGCTGCGGGCCGACAGCGACTTCGCCGCGATGGATTTCCCGACCCGGGATCGTTACCGGCATGCGATCGAGGAACTCGCGCGCGGTTCGGGGCATACCGAGATCGAGGTCGCTGAGCACGCGATCGCGGCGGCCAAACGCGCAGCGCCGGAAGGCCCCAATCGCGATGCGGCGACCGCTCGCCGCGAGCATGACCCCGGCTATTACTTGATCTCGCGCGGGCTTCATGCGGTTGAGAAAGAACTCGGATTTCGAGCCCCGATTCGCGATTGGATAGAGCGCGCCAACGCGGCGGCGGGAATCAAAGGCTATCTCGGAACGATCGCGGTCGTCAGCGCTCTTATCCTCGCGACGGCGCTATTCGCTATCGCCGAGGCTCACGTCCCCGAATGGACGCTGTTCATCCTCGCGATCGTCGGAGTAATCCCGGCAATGGACACTGCGGTGACGATCGTCAATCGCGCCGTCACGATTTGTATCGGCCCAGCATCGATTCCCGCGCTCGAGCTTCATGATGGAGTGCCGTCGAGCCTGCGCACGATGGTCGTGATGCCCACCTTGCTGACCACACCGGCGGAACTCGAAGAGCAGGTCGAGCGTCTGGAGGTTCATTATCTCGCGAGTCCCGACGGCGAGCTGCGCTTTGCGCTGCTCTCGGACTGGTGCGACTGCGCGACTGAGAGTGCAGCCGGTGACGACGAGCTGCTCGGCGCAGCCGCGGGCGGGATAGCTCGTTTGAACCTGCGTCACGGACCCGCCCCGGACGGCGAGCGATTTATCCTGCTCCATCGGCGCAGAGTCTGGGACGAAGCAGAAGGAAAGTGGATGGGATGGGAACGCAAGCGCGGGAAATTGCATGAGCTGAACCGATTGCTTCGCGGTGCGACCGATACCAACTTCATCGGCGTGGATGGCCGTCCGCCGCTCGTGCCGGCCGGTGTCCGCTACGTGATCACCCTCGACGCCGACACCCGGCTGCCGCGCGGCGCAGCCAAGCGGCTGGTCGGCAAGATGGCTCATCCGCTCAACGCTCCGCGCTTCGACCCGCAATGCGGCCGCGTGGTCGAAGGGTACGGGGTGCTCCAGCCGCGAGTCACGCCGTCGCTGCCGACCGGGCGCGAGGGGTCAGTTTTCCAGCGCGTATTTTCGAGCGCGAGCGGCATCGACCCGTACGCGTTCGCGGTTTCCGACGTGTACCAGGATCTACTCGGCGAAGGCTCCTACAGTGGCAAGGGAATTTATGACGTCGACGTCTTTGAGGCGGCGCTCCGAGGGCGCGTTCCCGACAACACGCTGCTGAGCCACGATCTCTTCGAGGGCACCTTTGCACGCTCGGGATTGGCCTCCGACGTCGAGGTGGTGGAGGAATTTCCGTCCCGTTACGACGTTGCCGCAGCAAGGCAGCATCGATGGGCGCGCGGCGACTGGCAACTGCTGCCGTGGATTTTGGGGCGCGGTCACGCCGTCGGCGAGGATCGCCGCCGCATGGGCGGTGACGGTACTAGCTCAGCGATTCCCGCCCTCGGGCGCTGGAAGATGATCGACAACCTGCGCCGGACGTTATCTGCGCCGACCGCATTCATCGCGTTGATCGTGGGATGGATGCTGCCTTTTTCCGCCGCCCTGATTTGGACCGGATTCGTCATCGCAACGATCGCGACCGCGCCGATGCTCCCGTTCATCACCGGAATCGTGCCGCGCCGCCTCGGGATCTCCAAGCGCAGCCACGTGCTAGCGGTCGGCGCCGATCTCGCCAGTGGATTGGCGCAGATCGCGATGCTGCTTACCCTGCTCGCGCATCAGGCATGGCTGATGACGGACGCGATTGCGCGGACCCTCAATCGGCTGTTGGTAAGTCATCGACGATTGCTCGAATGGGTGACCGGGGCGCAGGCAAAGTTGACGACCCGTCTCGATCTCCGCGGATTTTACCAGAGGATGGCCGGCGGCGTCGCGCTGGGGGCCGCGGCCGCGATTTTTGTAGCGTTTGAACACCATCGCGCCGGGTTGCTCGCGGTTCCATTCGTGCTCCTGTGGCTATTGGCGCCGGTGATCGCGCGCTGGGCCAGTCTTCCGCCGCCGATCGGCGGCGCCAAGCCGGTCTCGATTGCCGATGCGCGAGCACTCCGGCTAACCGCACGCCGCACCTGGCGTTTCTTCGAGAAGTTTGTGACTGCGGAAGACAACCTGCTGCCGCCCGACAACTTTCAGGAAGTTCCGATTCCGGTTGTGGCCCATCGGACCTCGCCCACCAATCTCGGACTCTATCTTCTGTCGGTGATTGCGGCTCACGATTTCGGCTGGGCTGGTACGCACGAAACCATTGAGCGACTGGATGCAACGCTCGCAACGATGAATCGGCTCGAGCTTTTTCGCGGCCACTTCTACAATTGGTACGGAACCAGCGATCTGCGGCCGCTGGAACCCAGATACGTTTCCTCGGTGGACAGCGGAAATCTCGCGGGACATCTGATCGCGCTCGGTAACGCCTGCCGCGAGATGATTACCCGTCCGGTGCTGGCCCCGCAGCGGACCGCGGGAATCGAAGACCTGGTTGCGCTCACCCGTGAATCGCTCGGCATGCTCACCGCCGACCGCCGAACTCATATCGTCACGCCGAAGCAATTGGAGGAGGCGCTCGACAGCCTTTGCGCAGCGCTTCGATCGGAACCGCTAACTCCCGTGGCTGCTGCCGCGCAGATGGCGGAACTCTTGTCGCAGGCCGACTCCGTCAGCGACATCGCGCGAGCGCTAACCCAGGATCGCGCCGATTCGGAGAGTACCGAGCTCCTGGCCTGGGCGGAGTCGCTGCGCGGATGCATCTGGAGTCACCAGCGTGAGATCGAACTGCTGATACCCTGGGCGACTCTCGTCGCGCGCGACGGCGATGCTGCGTTCCGCGCGAAGGATTCGGGACCAATCTGCGCGGACGATGGGCTCGGAATTCTATTCGACTCGGTGCCGACCCTGGCTACGCTGGCGGATCGGTGCGACCAGGCGACCGGCATACTGATGCATCGCAAGACGGAACTCGCGGCCACCCCGGGCGCGTCCGGAGGCTCGGTCGTACGAATCGACGCGATGCTCACGGCGCTTAAGAGTTCCGCGCACGCAGCAATATCGCTCGAACGGCGTTTGACCGAGATCGGCGCAACGGCGGGCAGGATGTTCGACGCGATGAAGTTCGACTTTCTTTTCGACCCCGCGCGCCAGTTACTTTCGATTGGATATCGCGTCACCGACGGCATTCTGGACCCGAACTGTTACGACTTGCTCGCATCGGAAGCGCGGCTTGCGAGTTTTGTCGCAATCGCGAAGGGCGACGTGCCGGTCCGTCACTGGTTCCGGCTGGGGCGCGGCCTGACTCCAGTGGTTCGAGGTTCTGCGCTGATTTCATGGTCGGGATCGATGTTCGAGTACCTGATGCCGTCGCTGGTGATGCGCGCTCCGCTCGGGAGCCTGCTCGAACAGACCAACCGGTTAGTGGTTCGCCGGCAGATTAAATATGGCGCGGAGCTTGGAATGCCGTGGGGCGTTTCGGAATCCGCATTCAACGCGCGCGATCTCGAACTCACCTATCAGTACTCGAACTTCGGGGTGCCCGGGCTCGGGCTTAAGCGGGGCCTAAGTGAGAACGCGGTGATTGCTCCCTACGCGACGGCATTGGCGGCGATGGTCGATGCGGAAGCGGCAGTGCTGAATTTCGCTCGGCTATTGCTGGCCGGCGGTCTCGGCCGCTTCGGCTGGTATGAAGCGCTCGACTACACGCCCTCGCGGGTGCCGGAAGGTGAGACGGTCGCGATCGTGCGCGCCTATATGGCGCATCATCAGGGCATGACCCTGGTCGCGATCGCTGATGCGCTGCTCGATGGCGCGATGCGCGCGCGCTTTCACTCCGAGCCGATTATTCAAGCAACCGAGCTGTTGCTCCAGGAACGGACGCCGCGCGACGTCGCGGTTGCTCGCCCGCGTGCCGAAGAGGTCAAAGCCGAAGGCAACGTTCGCGAGATCACGGTGCCGACGATTCGCCGCTTCCATTCGCCGCACGACCTGATCCCGCGCACCCATCTGCTGTCTAACGGCAATTACACGGTGATGATCACCGCGGCCGGCTCGGGGTTCAGCCGATGGCGGGAGATGGCGGTGACGCGCTGGCGCGAAGACGTTACCTGCGATTCGTGGGGTTCGTACATTTTCCTGCGCGACGTGGGCAGCGGCAAAGTTTGGTCGGCGGGTTACCAGCCGAGCGGCGTCGAGGCGGACAGCTACGAAGTCGAGTTCTCCGAGGATCGGGCGGAAATCGTGCGCCGCGACGGCGCCCTGACCACCACGCTCGAAGTAGCGGTCTCGGCGGAGGATGACGCGGAGGTTCGGCGCGTATCGATCTCGAATCTCGGCAACCGGGTTCGCGAGATCGAGCTGACCTCGTACGCGGAAGTGGTACTGGCGCCCGACGCGGCCGACGCCGCGCATCCGGCCTTCTCCAAGATGTTCGTGCAGACCGAGTTTGACGCCGACATCGGCGCGTTGCTGGCGACCCGGCGGCTGCGCTCGCCCACCGACGCACCGATCTGGGCGGCACATCTGGCGGTGGTGGAAGGCGAGTCAATCGGCGAGGTCCAATTCGAAACCGACCGCGCGCGCTTCCTTGGCCGCGGTCGCGACGCTCATATGGCGATTTCGGCAACCGACGGACGGCCGCTTTCCGATACGGTCGGCACAGTACTCGATCCGATCTTCAGTCTTCGCCGCCGAGTTCGAATACCGGCGGGCGCCACGGCGCGGGTGGCCTTCTGGACGATGGTCGCGCCGACCCGTGCGGAAGTGCTCGACCAGGCTGACAAACATCACGATTCCAACGCGTTCGAGCGCGTGTTGACGCTCGCGTGGACGCAGGCGCAAGTGCAGTTGCATCACCTGAGAGTGGGTGCCGATGAGGCGCATCTATTTCAGCGTCTGGCAAATCGCGTGCTCTATTCGGATCCGACCCTGCGCCCTTCGCCCGACGTGCTGAAGCGAGGTGAGGGCGGCCCATCGAAGCTGTGGGGGAGTGGAATCTCGGGCGATCTGCCAATCGTGCTGGTGCGCATCGATGAAGCCGAAGATTTGGAGATCGTCCGCGAGCTGGTGCGCGCCCACGAATATTGGCGGATGAAACGGCTCGCCGTTGATCTAGTGATTCTGAACGAGCGCCCGCCGTCCTACGATCAGGATCTGCAAGCCGCGCTGGAGGCGTTGGTCCGGACCAACCTGGCGCGCCCGAAATTCGACGGTGAAGGCACGCGCGGGAGCGTGTTTGTCTTGCGCTCCGAGTTGGTTTCGGTCGAGGTGCGAAGCCTGCTTCAGAGCGTCGCAAGAGCGGTGCTGCTAAGCCGGCGCGGGACGCTCTCCGAGCAGGTCAAACGCCTCGAGATGTTCGAGCCGGCTGCCGCCCCGCCGCCGCGGCGGGCACCGATGAACGGCCAGATCCAGAGCGCACCCGCGCGCCGCGAGATCGAGTTCTTCAATGGGCTCGGCGGATTCGCAAAAGACGGTAGCGAATATGTCACGACTCTCGGCGAGGGTCAGTGGACGCCGGCGCCGTGGATCAATGTGATCGCCAATTCCTCGTTCGGCTTCCAGGTCTCGGTCGAAGGCGCGGGTTACACCTGGTCGGTCAACAGCCGCGAGAATCAGATCACACAGTGGTCCAACGACCCGGTCGGCGACCGCCCAAGTGAGGTGATTTACGTCCGCGATGAGGATAGTGACGAGCTGTGGGGCCCGAGCGCGCTGCCGATTCGCGAGGATGGCGCGCCGTACGTGGTTCGCCACGGTCAGGGCTACAGCGTTTTCGAGCACAGCTCGCACGGGGTCTCACTTGAGCTGCAGCAATATGTGCCGCTCGACGACTCGATCAAGATTTCGCGCCTCAAGATTCGCAACCTCTCCACCCGAGTCCGGCATCTCTCGGTCACGGCTTATGCGGAGTGGGTGCTTGGCACTGCGCGCGGCGCCTCGGCGCCATTCGTGGTAACCGAGCTCGACGCCGAGACTCGCGCGATGTTCGCACGCAATCCATTCAGCAATGAATATGGAAGCAGGGTGGCATTCGCGGACTTGAACGGCCGTCAACTGTCATGGACCGCCGACCGCACGGAGTTTCTAGGGCGCAACGGCACACTCGACAATCCGGCCGCACTCGCGGACGGGAGGCCGCTCTCGAACCGCGTCGGCGCCGCGCTCGATCCATGTTGCGCGATGCAAACTCCCTTGCATCTCAGGCCGAATGGCGAAGCCGAAATCGTTTTCTTTCTCGGCGAGGCGGCGACCAGGGCCGACGCAGTTTCCTTGATAGCAAAGTACCGAAGCATCGATCTCGACGCAGTGCTGGCCGACGTCACGCGGCGCTGGAACGACGTGCTTGGCGCCGTCCAGGTGAAAACACCCGATCGCTCCATGGACATCATGCTCAACCGATGGCTGCTCTATCAGACCCTCGCCTGCCGCGTATGGGCGCGATCTGCGTTCTACCAGGCGAGCGGAGCTTTCGGCTTTCGCGATCAGCTCCAGGACGTCATGGCCTTGACCGTGGCGCAGCCGGCGCTCGCGCGGGAGCATCTGATCCGCGCCGCCGCGCGCCAGTTCGCAGACGGAGATGTGCAGCACTGGTGGCTTCCGCCGCTTGGTCAGGGGGTTCGCACGCGGGTCTCCGACGATCGCATATGGCTGCCGTTCGCGGCGGCGCATTACGTCGAGGTCACCGGCGATCTCGCGATCCTGGATGAGACGGCGGCGTTTCTCGATGGCCCCGCTCTGCGCGATGACCAGCAGGAATCGTACTTTCAGCCGATGGTCTCCGAGCAACGCGCAACGCTGTTCGAGCATTGCGCTCGCGCGCTCGATTTGAGTCTCTCGGTCGGCGCCCACGGGCTGCCGCTGATGGGTTCCGGAGACTGGAACGATGGCATGAACCGGGTCGGTGAGAAGGGCAAGGGCGAAAGCGTCTGGCTCGGATGGTTCCTTTATACCACGCTCCTGACGTTCGCTGCGTTCGCGGAACGTCGCGGCGAGGAAGTGCGCACCGCGGCCTGGCGGAACCACGCAGCCGAACTTCGCGACTCGCTTAAGCGCTCAGGATGGGACGGCAATTGGTATCGGCGCGGATACTTCGATGACGGAACGCCGCTCGGTTCGGCCGGAAGCATCGAATGCCGAATCGATTCGATCGCGCAGTCGTGGGGAGTAATTTCCGGCGGCGCGGATCCCGCTCATGGGGCCGCCGCGATGGCGGCTGTCGACGAATACCTGGTGCGCAAAGAGGACGGCCTGGTACTGCTTTTCACTCCGCCATTCGACAAGACTCCGCTCGACCCCGGATACATCAAGGGGTATCCGCCCGGGATCCGCGAGAATGGCGGTCAATATACACATGGCGCAATCTGGTCAGTGATAGCGTTTGCAATGCTCGGTGACGGCGATCAGGCCGGCGAACTGTTCTCGATTTTGAATCCAATCAATCACGCAAACACGCGCGCCGGTATGCAGCGCTATAAAGTCGAGCCCTACGTAGCCTCCGCCGACGTGTACTCGATGCCACCGCATGTCGGGCGTGGCGGATGGACCTGGTACACCGGCTCGGCCGGCTGGATGTATCGAGCGGGCCTCGAGTGGATACTCGGATTTCGTCTGCGGGACAAAGCGCTAGTCATCGAGCCGTGCATACCGAAGGCCTGGAAGGGTTTCGAGATGAGTTTCAAGTACCACTCCGCGCGCTACGATATCGCCGTCGAGAATCCACGTGGCGTAAGCCGCGGAGTCACCCGGGCGGAACTCGACGGCGAGTTGCTGACGGCGGGCATGGCGCGGATCGATCTTTGCGACGACGCCGTCATCCATCGCGTCCGCATCGTCCTTGGCTGA
- a CDS encoding alanine racemase — MKLHDLRTPALLADADALEYNLATMAAALPGPRLRPHVKAHKCTALAKMQARAGHHSFTCATIREVEGMAAAGLGDDLLLANEVLDARRLASVNARVTVAVDSASTILAAAEAGLREVLIDVNVGLPRCGCAPDDAARLADLARSKGLIVRGVMGYEGHVVGLEDRASREKLTAQAMELLLQAHRAVGGDLVSAGGTGTYDINTWATEIQAGSYVLMDTAYAKLGLPFRQGLTVLATVISVSSSHAVGDSGLKAMGMDHGNPSIEGGHQVWFVSDEHITFRPASPVKVGDRIRVMPAHIDPTIAYHERIHLVRADEILETWPIDLRGW, encoded by the coding sequence ATGAAACTCCACGACCTACGCACTCCGGCGCTGCTCGCCGATGCCGACGCGCTTGAATATAACCTCGCGACGATGGCCGCAGCTCTGCCGGGTCCGCGGCTCCGCCCGCATGTCAAAGCCCACAAATGCACCGCACTCGCCAAAATGCAGGCTCGAGCCGGTCATCATAGCTTCACTTGCGCAACGATCCGCGAGGTCGAAGGAATGGCCGCGGCCGGACTCGGCGACGATCTATTGCTCGCCAACGAAGTGCTCGATGCGCGCCGCCTGGCTTCCGTCAACGCGCGCGTCACCGTTGCTGTCGATTCCGCGTCCACTATTCTCGCCGCTGCTGAGGCCGGGCTAAGAGAAGTTCTGATCGACGTGAACGTGGGGCTGCCGCGATGCGGTTGTGCTCCCGACGATGCGGCGCGACTCGCCGATCTCGCGCGCAGCAAGGGTCTCATCGTACGTGGTGTGATGGGCTACGAAGGACACGTCGTAGGCCTTGAAGACCGTGCCAGTCGTGAGAAGCTGACCGCTCAAGCAATGGAACTGCTACTGCAAGCGCATCGGGCCGTCGGCGGCGACCTAGTATCGGCGGGCGGCACCGGCACCTACGACATCAACACCTGGGCGACCGAAATCCAGGCTGGGTCCTACGTACTGATGGATACCGCTTACGCCAAGCTAGGTCTGCCGTTTCGTCAGGGACTCACCGTGCTGGCGACCGTCATCTCGGTGTCATCGTCGCACGCGGTTGGAGACTCCGGGTTGAAGGCGATGGGAATGGATCACGGCAACCCGTCGATCGAGGGCGGTCATCAGGTATGGTTTGTATCCGACGAGCACATCACTTTCAGGCCGGCTTCACCGGTGAAGGTAGGGGATCGCATTCGGGTGATGCCGGCGCACATCGATCCGACGATCGCCTATCACGAGCGGATCCATCTGGTCCGCGCCGACGAGATCCTCGAAACCTGGCCGATCGACCTGCGCGGATGGTAG